One segment of Primulina tabacum isolate GXHZ01 chromosome 6, ASM2559414v2, whole genome shotgun sequence DNA contains the following:
- the LOC142548474 gene encoding binding partner of ACD11 1-like isoform X1, with translation MQTRTVQVKRLSDLATEREIHEFFSFSGEIEHVEIRRELGPSKTAFVTFKDAKALEIALLLSGATIVDQVVSIKAVENYVPQPDIQEVRMADNDVSISQDNTSPVAEQGKMSPNNGRVYVTKAQDVVSSMLAKGSAIRQDAVNKAKAFDEKHRLTANASARVISFDRRVGLSDKFTVGISVVNEKVKSVDQRFQVSDKTTAALMAAERKLNDTGSAVKTSRYVTAGSTWLNGAFNKVAKAGQVAGVKTREKWNVAISNLTAKDPSIAA, from the exons ATGCAG ACGAGGACGGTGCAAGTTAAGAGATTGTCAGATCTAGCGACGGAGAGAGAAATCCACGAGTTCTTCTCATTTTCTGGTGAAATTGAACACGTTGAGATCCGAAG AGAGTTAGGGCCGTCGAAAACTGCGTTCGTCACCTTCAAGGATGCCAAGGCTCTAGAAATCGCCTTGTTATTATCT GGAGCAACCATCGTTGACCAGGTGGTTAGCATAAAGGCCGTGGAAAATTATGTACCACAACCTGATATTCAG GAAGTAAGGATGGCTGACAATGATGTAAGCATTTCCCAGGATAATACTTCTCCAGTTGCCGAG CAGGGAAAAATGAGCCCAAATAATGGGAGAGTGTACGTGACTAAAGCCCAAGATGTTGTGTCAAGTATGCTTGCAAAAGGTTCGGCTATACGCCAAGATGCTGTGAACAAGGCCAAAGCATTTGATGAAAAACATAGGTTGACTGCCAATGCATCTGCCAGAGTTATTTCCTTTGACAGGAGAGTTGGGCTTTCAGATAAATTTACCGTTGGAATTTCGGTGGTGAATGAGAAAGTGAAATCTGTGGATCAAAGATTTCAAGTATCTGATAAAACTACGGCAGCTCTTATGGCTGCGGAAAGGAAATTAAATGATACTGGGTCAGCTGTCAAAACTAGCAG GTATGTGACAGCTGGATCCACTTGGCTGAATGGTGCTTTCAACAAAGTGGCTAAAGCTGGGCAGGTAGCTGGTGTAAAAACTAGAGAGAAATGGAATGTGGCCATTTCTAATTTGACCGCAAAG GATCCCTCGATTGCAGCATGA
- the LOC142548471 gene encoding uncharacterized protein LOC142548471 isoform X2, with product MPPKLSSARHPREIRSAAGTSVPRAIRKPNHHAPLAAAVSEPPSTAGLTSGEFSQKAVHTNSSIIKSCPDESAVSTPLSQSRFSNLEKTVAGNLGLVKSENSVINGTDNATTVTLVEPQKACSLEIETVVGSGHGVTREHILAYGQDGRSFGPTDGPESREGGVVAPGYGKRKIVKKTVRVVRRVIRKRVPKRVLMDGSENQESGVVLNEISENLNLRNDSMENYNLDAMEKCHLVNEMNGKSNTADEVTETSNFNIDASVLEPMIEKRCNVLVVHPIEMDKLKGDDALGRGETLRDPDLMEVEKVNSAAESTSKNGRTNVRDHDPIIESVNSAGESAVQSGLTVGVDASVIDNALKGNWRSDEAKSGDVDEVIDQKVHSVEQTCIALFRGQNEPLMGNTNNGLLLSGELEALERKKRRKTEIFVGGLDKDAKEDDLRKAFDAAGEILQVRLAMNNKTGKNKGFAFVRFATAADAKNALEKYSKVKVVGFLEKAGVDKIEVVTLKTDPENMENNRGFAFVEFETNKDAQIAFHKLKKKDVFGKNQKIKIAWAQPLIEASEEEILNVKSVYAEYLPPSWDEEKVKEHFKRFGEIENIVLSKDLTSSKRKDFAFINYSTRDAALACIEAVSRERTEHSGSKVKIAVSLANPIPKSKQRKPPSDSASQQFSQEKPKVLQATMKFHEPRSKGKATSSNYDVDKFGHRSSTTDELVQILRQQASSKYVPPHPVAGNSVLDHFPLRGSKRPISLGGTDQLFLEPGALPRARIESYSISDPSALSHGGTASYAYHHQGSGHTSESVILGRIYPRFFQTREQAPYHGNTNLFRRC from the exons ATGCCCCCAAAATTATCCTCCGCCCGGCACCCGCGGGAAATTAGGTCCGCCGCCGGTACGTCCGTCCCTCGTGCTATACGGAAACCTAATCACCATGCTCCGTTAGCCGCCGCCGTCAGTGAGCCGCCGTCAACCGCGGGTCTCACCTCTGGAGAATTTTCACAGAAAGCCGTACACACAAATTCATCAATAATCAAAAGCTGCCCTGATGAATCCGCTGTTTCAACCCCTCTTTCCCAGTCTCGATTTAGTaatttagaaaaaacagttgcTGGTAATTTGGGATTGGTTAAGTCTGAAAACAGTGTTATCAATGGTACTGATAATGCAACTACGGTAACACTTGTTGAGCCCCAAAAAGCCTGTTCTTTGGAGATTGAAACTGTGGTGGGAAGTGGACATGGTGTAACAAGGGAGCATATTCTGGCGTACGGACAGGATGGACGATCATTTGGTCCTACGGATGGGCCTGAAAGTAGGGAGGGTGGTGTGGTAGCGCCTGGATATGGGAAGAGGAAGATAGTGAAAAAGACAGTGCGAGTGGTGAGGAGGGTGATAAGGAAGAGAGTTCCTAAGAGAGTTTTGATGGATGGTTCAGAAAATCAAGAATCTGGTGTCGTTTTGAACGAGATAAGTGAAAATCTAAATCTTAGGAACGATTCCATGGAAAATTATAATCTTGATGCGATGGAGAAATGTCATCTTGTTAATGAGATGAATGGCAAATCAAACACGGCAGATGAGGTCACGGAGACATCAAATTTCAATATTGATGCTAGTGTCTTGGAGCCGATGATAGAAAAAAGATGCAATGTGCTTGTCGTTCATCCGATAGAGATGGATAAATTAAAGGGTGATGATGCACTGGGCAGAGGGGAAACTTTGAGAGATCCTGATCTGATGGAAGTTGAAAAGGTTAATTCAGCTGCTGAAAGTACTTCGAAGAATGGAAGGACAAATGTGAGGGATCATGATCCTATCATTGAAAGTGTTAATTCTGCCGGTGAAAGCGCTGTACAGAGTGGATTGACAGTGGGGGTTGACGCTTCCGTGATTGATAATGCATTGAAGGGAAATTGGAGGTCTGATGAGGCAAAAAGTGGGGATGTTGATGAAGTTATAGATCAAAAGGTGCATTCAGTGGAACAAACATGCATCGCTCTATTTAGGGGTCAGAATGAACCTCTAATGGGGAATACTAACAATGGATTATTACTGAGTGGAGAATTAGAGGCGTTGGAGCGCAAAAAGAGGCGAAAAACAGAGATTTTTGTTGGTGGTTTGGACAAGGATGCAAAGGAGGATGATTTACGGAAAGCGTTTGATGCGGCTGGAGAAATTTTACAAGTGAGGTTGGCTATGAATAATAAGACAGGAAAAAATAAAGGGTTTGCCTTTGTACGATTTGCAACTGCAGCTGATGCTAAAAATGCATTAGAAAAATACTCTAAAGTCAAG GTTGTGGGATTCTTGGAGAAAGCTGGTGTTGATAAAATCGAAGTAGTAACTCTCAAGACTGATCCTGAAAACATGGAGAACAATCGTGGTTTTGCTTTTGTTGAATTCGAAACAAATAAAGATGCTCAAATTGCTTTTCATAAACTCAAAAAGAAGGATGTTTTTGGAAAAAACCAGAAGATAAAAATTGCATGGGCACAACCCTTGATCGAGGCATCAGAAGAAGAAATTTTAAAT GTGAAATCAGTTTATGCGGAGTATCTACCTCCTTCGTGGGATGAAGAAAAAGTGAAAGAGCATTTCAAAAGATTTGGTGAAATTGAAAACATTGTCCTTTCCAAAGATCTTACTTCATCCAAGAGAAAAGATTTTGCTTTTATTAACTATTCAACCCGAGATGCTGCTCTCGCATGCATTGAAGCAGTCAGCAGAGAGAGAACAGAGCATAGTGGCTCCAAG GTTAAAATTGCAGTCTCTCTTGCAAATCCAATACCAAAGAGCAAGCAACGGAAACCTCCCTCTGATTCAGCTAGTCAACAATTCTCTCAGGAAAAGCCAAAGGTATTGCAAG CCACCATGAAGTTTCATGAACCAAGAAGCAAGGGAAAGGCTACTAGCAGTAATTACGATGTTGACAAGTTTGGTCACAGGTCTTCAACTACGGATGAACTAGTGCAGATATTGAGGCAACAAGCATCAAGCAAATATGTCCCTCCACATCCCGTTGCAG GAAACTCCGTTTTAGACCATTTTCCCTTGCGTGGTAGCAAACGGCCAATTTCACTTGGG GGGACTGATCAGCTTTTTTTGGAGCCAGGAGCATTACCTCGAGCTCGAATTGAGAGTTATTCAATTTCCGATCCTAG TGCTTTGTCACATGGGGGTACAGCCTCTTATGCCTATCATCATCAAGGGTCTGGTCATACATCTG AATCAGTCATTCTTGGTAGAATATATCCAAGATTTTTCCAG ACAAGGGAACAAGCTCCTTACCATGGAAACACTAATTTGTTTCGTAGAT gttga
- the LOC142548475 gene encoding putative glycosyltransferase At5g03795, producing the protein MATSSLFMHTLLTRRRDPSRHTYAVKSLYFFMPATLALTTSLIILLYISSTSNLFFIHPHQLHISSSGNGGVLIRDKPSKVFTFYSPESVGYSEIPRFSERGIVLGETKGRSDAEFDKRSLGMYNSETKIFHDKDAFLENYKEMNRSLKIFVYPYKQDDPFANVLLPVDFEPNGNYASESYFKKILVNSHFSTKDPSKADLFFLPFSIARLRHDPRVGISGLQDFVKDYITNISHEYPYWNRSGGADHFYVACHSIGRSAMEKAVEVKLKAIQIVCSSSYYLSSYVAHKDASLPQIWPRQDNPPNLERERFKLAFFAGSINSPVRATLLQEWENDAEISVHFGRLETPYSEELLKSKFCLHVKGFEVNTARIGDALYYGCVPVIIANHYDLPFEDILNWKSFSITVATLDIPLLKKILQGVSLEKYLILQNNVLKARIHFQWHLSPVDYDAFYMVMYELWLRRSSLRITV; encoded by the exons ATGGCGACTTCGTCTTTATTCATGCACACACTCCTCACGCGCCGCCGCGATCCTAGTAGACATACCTACGCGGTCAAATCCCTCTACTTTTTCATGCCGGCCACCTTAGCTCTTACCACCTCTCTTATTATACTCCTCTATATATCATCCACTTCTAATCTCTTCTTCATTCATCCTCACCAGCTCCATATTTCCAGTTCTGGAAATGGGGGAGTTCTGATTCGTGACAAACCCTCGAAAGTTTTCACCTTTTATAGTCCGGAATCTGTTGGGTACAGCGAGATTCCTCGTTTTTCGGAGAGGGGAATTGTTCTTGGAGAGACGAAGGGTCGAAGTGACGCGGAGTTTGATAAGAGATCACTCG GGATGTATAATAGTGAGACAAAAATATTCCATGACAAAGATGCCTTCCTGGAGAACTACAAGGAAATGAATAGAAGCTTAAAGATATTTGTTTATCCATATAAACAGGATGATCCCTTCGCTAATGTGCTCTTGCCTGTGGATTTCGAACCCAATGGTAATTATGCCAGTGAGAgttatttcaagaaaattctCGTAAATAGTCATTTCAGTACAAAAGACCCTTCCAAAGCGGATCTCTTCTTTTTACCTTTTTCAATCGCAAGACTGAGGCACGACCCTCGCGTAGGGATATCTGGTCTCCAAGACTTTGTTAAAGATTATATCACCAACATTAGTCATGAGTACCCTTACTGGAATCGTAGTGGGGGAGCTGACCATTTTTACGTTGCCTGCCATTCCATTGGACGTTCTGCAATGGAGAAAGCAGTTGAAGTTAAGCTTAAAGCGATACAAATCGTATGCTCTTCAAGCTATTATCTTTCTTCCTATGTTGCTCATAAAGATGCATCCTTGCCACAAATTTGGCCTAGGCAGGACAACCCTCCAAATCTTGAACGCGAAAG GTTCAAGCTGGCTTTTTTTGCCGGATCAATAAACTCACCGGTACGTGCAACGCTGCTTCAGGAATGGGAAAATGACGCTGAGATATCAGTCCACTTTGGTCGCCTCGAAACACCCTATTCGGAGGAGCTTTTAAAAAGTAAGTTCTGCCTTCATGTCAAAGGATTTGAAGTCAATACAGCCCGCATAGGCGATGCATTGTACTACGGTTGTGTCCCTGTAATAATAGCCAATCATTATGATCTCCCTTTTGAGGATATACTTAACTGGAAGAGTTTTTCAATCACCGTTGCTACGTTAGATATCCCTCTTCTGAAGAAAATCCTCCAAGGAGTAAGCTTGgagaaatatttaattttacaaaataatGTGTTGAAGGCAAGAATACACTTCCAGTGGCATCTTTCTCCTGTGGATTATGATGCTTTTTACATGGTTATGTACGAGTTATGGCTTCGGCGAAGTTCTTTAAGAATTACTGTTTAA
- the LOC142548471 gene encoding uncharacterized protein LOC142548471 isoform X1, whose product MPPKLSSARHPREIRSAAGTSVPRAIRKPNHHAPLAAAVSEPPSTAGLTSGEFSQKAVHTNSSIIKSCPDESAVSTPLSQSRFSNLEKTVAGNLGLVKSENSVINGTDNATTVTLVEPQKACSLEIETVVGSGHGVTREHILAYGQDGRSFGPTDGPESREGGVVAPGYGKRKIVKKTVRVVRRVIRKRVPKRVLMDGSENQESGVVLNEISENLNLRNDSMENYNLDAMEKCHLVNEMNGKSNTADEVTETSNFNIDASVLEPMIEKRCNVLVVHPIEMDKLKGDDALGRGETLRDPDLMEVEKVNSAAESTSKNGRTNVRDHDPIIESVNSAGESAVQSGLTVGVDASVIDNALKGNWRSDEAKSGDVDEVIDQKVHSVEQTCIALFRGQNEPLMGNTNNGLLLSGELEALERKKRRKTEIFVGGLDKDAKEDDLRKAFDAAGEILQVRLAMNNKTGKNKGFAFVRFATAADAKNALEKYSKVKICGYQCDAAPVEGNDTIFLGNIDRKWKSEDVVGFLEKAGVDKIEVVTLKTDPENMENNRGFAFVEFETNKDAQIAFHKLKKKDVFGKNQKIKIAWAQPLIEASEEEILNVKSVYAEYLPPSWDEEKVKEHFKRFGEIENIVLSKDLTSSKRKDFAFINYSTRDAALACIEAVSRERTEHSGSKVKIAVSLANPIPKSKQRKPPSDSASQQFSQEKPKVLQATMKFHEPRSKGKATSSNYDVDKFGHRSSTTDELVQILRQQASSKYVPPHPVAGNSVLDHFPLRGSKRPISLGGTDQLFLEPGALPRARIESYSISDPSALSHGGTASYAYHHQGSGHTSESVILGRIYPRFFQTREQAPYHGNTNLFRRC is encoded by the exons ATGCCCCCAAAATTATCCTCCGCCCGGCACCCGCGGGAAATTAGGTCCGCCGCCGGTACGTCCGTCCCTCGTGCTATACGGAAACCTAATCACCATGCTCCGTTAGCCGCCGCCGTCAGTGAGCCGCCGTCAACCGCGGGTCTCACCTCTGGAGAATTTTCACAGAAAGCCGTACACACAAATTCATCAATAATCAAAAGCTGCCCTGATGAATCCGCTGTTTCAACCCCTCTTTCCCAGTCTCGATTTAGTaatttagaaaaaacagttgcTGGTAATTTGGGATTGGTTAAGTCTGAAAACAGTGTTATCAATGGTACTGATAATGCAACTACGGTAACACTTGTTGAGCCCCAAAAAGCCTGTTCTTTGGAGATTGAAACTGTGGTGGGAAGTGGACATGGTGTAACAAGGGAGCATATTCTGGCGTACGGACAGGATGGACGATCATTTGGTCCTACGGATGGGCCTGAAAGTAGGGAGGGTGGTGTGGTAGCGCCTGGATATGGGAAGAGGAAGATAGTGAAAAAGACAGTGCGAGTGGTGAGGAGGGTGATAAGGAAGAGAGTTCCTAAGAGAGTTTTGATGGATGGTTCAGAAAATCAAGAATCTGGTGTCGTTTTGAACGAGATAAGTGAAAATCTAAATCTTAGGAACGATTCCATGGAAAATTATAATCTTGATGCGATGGAGAAATGTCATCTTGTTAATGAGATGAATGGCAAATCAAACACGGCAGATGAGGTCACGGAGACATCAAATTTCAATATTGATGCTAGTGTCTTGGAGCCGATGATAGAAAAAAGATGCAATGTGCTTGTCGTTCATCCGATAGAGATGGATAAATTAAAGGGTGATGATGCACTGGGCAGAGGGGAAACTTTGAGAGATCCTGATCTGATGGAAGTTGAAAAGGTTAATTCAGCTGCTGAAAGTACTTCGAAGAATGGAAGGACAAATGTGAGGGATCATGATCCTATCATTGAAAGTGTTAATTCTGCCGGTGAAAGCGCTGTACAGAGTGGATTGACAGTGGGGGTTGACGCTTCCGTGATTGATAATGCATTGAAGGGAAATTGGAGGTCTGATGAGGCAAAAAGTGGGGATGTTGATGAAGTTATAGATCAAAAGGTGCATTCAGTGGAACAAACATGCATCGCTCTATTTAGGGGTCAGAATGAACCTCTAATGGGGAATACTAACAATGGATTATTACTGAGTGGAGAATTAGAGGCGTTGGAGCGCAAAAAGAGGCGAAAAACAGAGATTTTTGTTGGTGGTTTGGACAAGGATGCAAAGGAGGATGATTTACGGAAAGCGTTTGATGCGGCTGGAGAAATTTTACAAGTGAGGTTGGCTATGAATAATAAGACAGGAAAAAATAAAGGGTTTGCCTTTGTACGATTTGCAACTGCAGCTGATGCTAAAAATGCATTAGAAAAATACTCTAAAGTCAAG ATATGTGGCTATCAGTGTGATGCTGCACCAGTTGAGGGCAATGATACAATATTTCTTGGCAATATAGATAGAAAATGGAAGAGTGAAGAT GTTGTGGGATTCTTGGAGAAAGCTGGTGTTGATAAAATCGAAGTAGTAACTCTCAAGACTGATCCTGAAAACATGGAGAACAATCGTGGTTTTGCTTTTGTTGAATTCGAAACAAATAAAGATGCTCAAATTGCTTTTCATAAACTCAAAAAGAAGGATGTTTTTGGAAAAAACCAGAAGATAAAAATTGCATGGGCACAACCCTTGATCGAGGCATCAGAAGAAGAAATTTTAAAT GTGAAATCAGTTTATGCGGAGTATCTACCTCCTTCGTGGGATGAAGAAAAAGTGAAAGAGCATTTCAAAAGATTTGGTGAAATTGAAAACATTGTCCTTTCCAAAGATCTTACTTCATCCAAGAGAAAAGATTTTGCTTTTATTAACTATTCAACCCGAGATGCTGCTCTCGCATGCATTGAAGCAGTCAGCAGAGAGAGAACAGAGCATAGTGGCTCCAAG GTTAAAATTGCAGTCTCTCTTGCAAATCCAATACCAAAGAGCAAGCAACGGAAACCTCCCTCTGATTCAGCTAGTCAACAATTCTCTCAGGAAAAGCCAAAGGTATTGCAAG CCACCATGAAGTTTCATGAACCAAGAAGCAAGGGAAAGGCTACTAGCAGTAATTACGATGTTGACAAGTTTGGTCACAGGTCTTCAACTACGGATGAACTAGTGCAGATATTGAGGCAACAAGCATCAAGCAAATATGTCCCTCCACATCCCGTTGCAG GAAACTCCGTTTTAGACCATTTTCCCTTGCGTGGTAGCAAACGGCCAATTTCACTTGGG GGGACTGATCAGCTTTTTTTGGAGCCAGGAGCATTACCTCGAGCTCGAATTGAGAGTTATTCAATTTCCGATCCTAG TGCTTTGTCACATGGGGGTACAGCCTCTTATGCCTATCATCATCAAGGGTCTGGTCATACATCTG AATCAGTCATTCTTGGTAGAATATATCCAAGATTTTTCCAG ACAAGGGAACAAGCTCCTTACCATGGAAACACTAATTTGTTTCGTAGAT gttga
- the LOC142548474 gene encoding binding partner of ACD11 1-like isoform X2 gives MQTRTVQVKRLSDLATEREIHEFFSFSGEIEHVEIRRELGPSKTAFVTFKDAKALEIALLLSGATIVDQVVSIKAVENYVPQPDIQEVRMADNDVSISQDNTSPVAEGKMSPNNGRVYVTKAQDVVSSMLAKGSAIRQDAVNKAKAFDEKHRLTANASARVISFDRRVGLSDKFTVGISVVNEKVKSVDQRFQVSDKTTAALMAAERKLNDTGSAVKTSRYVTAGSTWLNGAFNKVAKAGQVAGVKTREKWNVAISNLTAKDPSIAA, from the exons ATGCAG ACGAGGACGGTGCAAGTTAAGAGATTGTCAGATCTAGCGACGGAGAGAGAAATCCACGAGTTCTTCTCATTTTCTGGTGAAATTGAACACGTTGAGATCCGAAG AGAGTTAGGGCCGTCGAAAACTGCGTTCGTCACCTTCAAGGATGCCAAGGCTCTAGAAATCGCCTTGTTATTATCT GGAGCAACCATCGTTGACCAGGTGGTTAGCATAAAGGCCGTGGAAAATTATGTACCACAACCTGATATTCAG GAAGTAAGGATGGCTGACAATGATGTAAGCATTTCCCAGGATAATACTTCTCCAGTTGCCGAG GGAAAAATGAGCCCAAATAATGGGAGAGTGTACGTGACTAAAGCCCAAGATGTTGTGTCAAGTATGCTTGCAAAAGGTTCGGCTATACGCCAAGATGCTGTGAACAAGGCCAAAGCATTTGATGAAAAACATAGGTTGACTGCCAATGCATCTGCCAGAGTTATTTCCTTTGACAGGAGAGTTGGGCTTTCAGATAAATTTACCGTTGGAATTTCGGTGGTGAATGAGAAAGTGAAATCTGTGGATCAAAGATTTCAAGTATCTGATAAAACTACGGCAGCTCTTATGGCTGCGGAAAGGAAATTAAATGATACTGGGTCAGCTGTCAAAACTAGCAG GTATGTGACAGCTGGATCCACTTGGCTGAATGGTGCTTTCAACAAAGTGGCTAAAGCTGGGCAGGTAGCTGGTGTAAAAACTAGAGAGAAATGGAATGTGGCCATTTCTAATTTGACCGCAAAG GATCCCTCGATTGCAGCATGA